Genomic DNA from Danio rerio strain Tuebingen ecotype United States chromosome 5, GRCz12tu, whole genome shotgun sequence:
attgtgttgtttgatAAACATATGTAAATCTGACCTTTTAGATGAAGATTAGAAGACAGAAAATACAGTAGCATCATGAGTTGTTCATCGTCACTGATGCGTCAAACTGTCACGAACATGTCCTCATTGTCACCAACATGTTGCTAAACTCTGTTAATTTCTTCTCAGAGACTTCAAGACCATGGAACGGAACGGTGTATTTTTGTGGATTTGTGGTTTTGCAGTAGTTGTCTGTGGGAATCAAGAGACTTTACAACAACCTCCCATTAGCGCTAAACTCCCGTCATTGATAAACATGAACAACGATTTCGCTTTTCACCTGTACAAGAGGCTTATAGAATCGCCTGACTATCAGTCCAAAAACATCTTCTTCTCTCCGTTCAGtgtgcactgttagacatttcaaagggtttttacagtaacttactggcaacactgttgccagtaagttactgtattttagatttacagtatacaactgtaaatccgtttacagcatgttactgtagtgtctgaaaatggttaactactgtaaaaacctaagttaacagttagctactgtaaaccttttaattttgtcctaaatattttataatattattttattaatattattttaatactatagacctaaaaaagacacaattacaaaatattaacaaaataaacactctttatttaaaacattggagatgcttaaaacaagcttaaaaatgtgtaaaaacattacatttcaatcattcaaaatattttattttaagaaaaaaaacattgaaaatgaaaaagcacattaacatacatgtacaaatctaatttaagtgtctgacctgcatattgttgagaaaaaaaaccccaattgtactaagtactactgacattaaaccagacacaattacaaaatattccattctttaaaacattaataatgcttaaagcattggaaaaataaatatttgtaactattagccgactcagaaacaacacaactttaaaatattactaattctggtgtcaaatgctcaacaaggtctgaattcacatatTCAAAtgcagttcatctttatttctattgcacttttacaatgtagatcaatgatgtcaaagcagcttaacatagaagttcttgtaaattgaagctgcttcagtccagttttcagaattgaagcagtaaatgtcactgctgaaagtccaaacactgaagagcaaatccaccgatccaccaatcgtagccaagcgatccagtggcgacagtggcatggaagaaacttcaccaactgacgaaagtgtagaataaaagcccttgagagataccaggctcagttgggcacgaccagttctcctctagccaaacttgtgcaaggccgcagtctaggcaccggaggcttgaaagttcaccagcgggtggtcaggctggcccattggatcaatgcggaaactcattgatcacgtgtgtcttttaggattcactcctccatgaccaccacagcatctggtcaggatttggcccagtccaggattatgaagaactctggataaggacaaacagactaacataagcatagaagaagcttgtataaaaaaaaataaatcatatactggttaattattttgaagcatggcagctaggttgggctagttttcagctggtactgagcaactggctcctgctcataacctgctcactaccatgtttaaaagagaactaaccagaatgtcctgtttattttttcccctaacaaggttttacaaaaacattgtagcatttgtgatgggttgattcacagcaggacagattagactatttgttttatgtattcctaataaactaaaacagactgaatactgatacaactattgagagtgtctcacctaatccaagttctcagttagctggtgaaagaaggataacacactgttgttcatggttgtctcttcactacttctcctgccttcttctggctcactctggttgttgctgtgcattttgtttcatcctctggaattatttatacaaaaatttttattattttatttaatataataatatttattatttaatattacaaaatatttaggcaacatgaaatggggaaaaagacatttaatacatagacaaatgcatgtatcccaatactaattattgtattttaaaatgtctgacccatgacagacctcaatctgctcaaaaatattataaacaaagatgaaaaaaaaccctactaaatggtttaataaaaaagggaaaaagattttttatttagctagcaactaaacatgtgacacattttgtattaaaagtaatgttactatattgagaaacaaatagatgtacagtacttactgttgtatgaggtccagtttgcacaggcaggctcccagtattctatattgagaccataaaaaagccaaaaatacagataagaataccatgctacaatccacaacctccacacaactttttttttatttgtttaccttggttgcttactggtcttgcttattttttaagcataaggctgtgctgatcaagatgttcctccgaaatgctgtttgtttcttcagacaaaacctggtGCTGTGCtcgtgccatatctaaacagaaaaaaatataatggtaacaattatgttaaaccaaatgtcaagagttgtgataaaaaaataattagcaaacaataaatagcaaaaaggtggttattagcataatgcatagaggtaaagttggttttatattagcagattcagacttcccccttaataatttaatttcataaaagtattatttgcaaactctaaatagtgaaatcattttagcagctaacgactatcaaagtacaacatgctcacggtcaaataaacagtgttaatgttgatttcaagtcatactggcatgctaattctgatcgaatattcaaagtaacatggtaaacagtataacgtaagagtcttctaaatgaacgaatgtgcgaatataaaaccaactttacctctatgcatattgtagatttacgttaacgttcttataggttacgtcgcgatgttattttctcaagctaacgatataagttactctaaaccagagaaaaataagttcacaacatctaatatatataaagtataaatcaatataagttaaacgttgcacgttaaaatgagtttgagtccaattcagtataaacttagctcagtttagctaacagttaacattaccattttaagatcgcttcagccaatgttgccgagcaaacatatgctaatagaggtgctcaaatcaatgtcgagtgttgtcagcacagacagacgcgcttttacctggattatttgatggtctttcattcatattcttctgggggaaaacactctctgccggaccgttgtctcgtgataagtgtcctccaaaactgtctgcatacctctggttccctcctaaaccaaaacccgctgcaacaccggttcctatgtaaataaataaaaagatatgacgagaacaatggctaatagtcataaacagtcttatttaaagtaatagtagtgttaatgtaataaattaaataaaggtaacatcttaatagatgatatatttctcaaatgggcgaaataacgccaagccagagaaaataataatagccaactttatactttactttgttctattctcgtccacaaaacattctgtaaaatgaaacactgcctcagcttaccagagtaaagtttgttaaatccagtatgttcttcaggcacactaataaaatgtcctccagaattgctccagggtcctcaggcaaaatgtggtgcagagtagtcgaatcgccgcaaggtggcgttgaagcagttgtggaaaatacagtataatacacgaatttttacaaatacagtacatcgctgtatatgttgttcgacgtcacactaaattcccataatgcaacagtaaatacagttatttaccgtaaaaggaatttgcagtattacactgggtgaaatacagtaattaactgtgtaatttacagaaatgtctaacagtgtgtcTATGGCCCTTTCTGAGCTTTCTTTAGGAGCTGGTGGAGACACCAAACAGCAGCTTCTCAGTGGCATTGGCTACAACAGCACAATCTTCAGCACTGAGGAAATGCACCAGCTGTTTCACAGTCTCCTGGAAGACATCGGCAATAGGACAGAAGTGGACATCGATGTCGGCACTGCTCTTTATGCAAGCGACCGATTTAAGCCTCATtctaagtttctggaggacatgAAGGAGTTTTACCACTCTGATGGCTTCACTGTAGATTTCAGGGTCAAAGAAACAGTcgatcaaattaataaatatgtggAGGAAAAAACACATGGAAAAATCAATCAAGCTGTCGATGATCTGGAAGAGGATACTTTGATGTTTCTTCtcacatacatatattttaaaggtACTGTAAGTGCATGGCTATACACAATAGTCAAAGTATTGGAGTTCTGGAAATGGCATTAGATCTTAAATAATTGCACTCTTTCTTCTGAAGGAAAATGGGACAAGCCTTTTAACCCAGACACAACCAGTGAGAGTAAATTTAATATAGATGATAAGACCACCGTTCCAGTGCAAATGATGCATCAGTATGAATGTCTCAAAGTCTATTATGATGTTGAACTATTCAGTAAAGTCCTCTGTCTTGACTACAACGATTCCTTTTCCATGTTTCTGGCTGTCCCAGATGTTCACATGGGGCGAAAAACCATCAAAGATCTAGAGATGACAATCTCTAGACAGCACATTAAAAAGTGGAGGAGAGGTGTATCTAAAGAGTTAGTTGTCTAAATCTAaactaaaatcaaaattttagtGCATTCATCAAATGGATTACCCAGTCATCTTTAACCACAGGGACTTCTTTTTTGTCCTACAGTGAAGTTGACATCTACGTCCCCAAGCTTTCTCTGAAAACATCATACTCGCTGAAGGATATTTTGAAGGGAATGGGAATGGCTGATATGTTTTCAGATAAAGCCGACTTTACAGGAGTTTCAGAGGAAACATTTTCGTTTCACAGGTAAAGTCTCAAATCCATCtctatttaaggtcaaaatgtcAAGGCAACAATGTTTTGCAGTGCTGAAAAGATTATATACATTATCTAACATGATGTTTACCCTTTAATTTTAGaaatatgggtaacactttagtttaggtcacaattcatgttaTTACCAAAGCAATTACTACCACTAccagcttaataaactactaatcagCTGTTTTTTAATAGTTAGTAAAAACTGTGTTTAGATTTGGGTAAGATTAGGAATGCagaatatgattattttttataactaaTGAACAGTTGATATCTTAAtaacaggtaataagccagtagttaatagcaggAATCGTGACCTACTGTAACTGAAGTGTTACTGAAATATGAGCAGCATTTATATTCAATTTATATTCACTGAATCTACTCAAGTAAAATATTTGGTAAAATCAAAATGAGACTCTGTGAATCAGAACTAAATCCATTCAGGCAGCaacttttgtagtttttttaGATTTGGGGACaggaattgttttaaaaatattttacacaaaACTTTGGAAAAGCACATTATTGACATTTAAATATAACCTAAATCATGActtaatttttacaattaaaagaCTTGTTAAGATATAAGAGAAGTCTGTTTGATTCACTTTTAGGTTTTGCATAAAGCCACTCTGGATATCGATGAGCAAGGAACCACCGCAGCAGCAGTGACAGAAGATAATGAAAGATTTGTGTCCTACAGCCCATTGAGTATTATTAGGTTTGATCACCCATTCATGATCTTTATCACGGATCAAACAAATGACAACATCCTTTTCTTTGGGAAAGTCGTCAACCCAAATGAAAAAC
This window encodes:
- the zgc:174260 gene encoding uncharacterized protein LOC100137107 (The RefSeq protein has 16 substitutions, 1 frameshift compared to this genomic sequence); the protein is MERNDVFLWICGFAIVVCGNQETLQQPPISAKLPSLINMNNDFAFNLYKRLIESPDYQSKNIFFSPFSVSMALSELSLGAGGDTKQQLLSGIGYNSTIFSTEEMHQLFHSLLEDIGNRTEVDIDVGTALYASDRFKPHSKFLEDMKEFYHSDGFTVDFRVKETVDQINKYVEEKTHGKINQAVDDLEEDTFMLLLTYIYFKGKWDKPFNPDTTSESKFHIDDKTTVPVQMMHQYEYLKVYYDAELSTKVLCLDYNDSFSMFLAVPDVHMGRKTIKDLEMTVSRQHIKKWRRGVSKDEVDIYVPKLSLKTSYSLNDILKGMGMADMFSDRADFTGVSEESIFVSQVLHKATLDIDEQGTTAAAVTEVNERLVSYSPLSIIRFDRPFMIFITDQTNDNILFFGKVVNPNEKL